The segment GAGAGATTCAACACTTATCGGTCATTTTAAAGATACACCTGCCCGTTATGAACATAAACGTTATGGCGGTTATTATACCAGGGCCGAAGTGAAGGAGATCATTGCATATGCAACAGTGCGTGGCATTACGATTATTCCGGAAATTGATATTCCGGGTCATAGTCGTGCAACCATTACAGCCTATCCTGAATTCAGTACCGATCCTACAAACAAATGGGGCGTTGCAGCTACATGGGGTATGTACAATCGTGTAAACAATGTGCTTGCACCTAATCCTGCAACCTTTACTTTTTTACGCACCGTGTTTCATGAAATAGCTGATCTGTTTCCATCGCCCTACATTCATGTTGGTGGCGATGAGTGCAGTAAAATGTGGTGGAAGCAAAGTGCAACTACACAACAATTCATCAAAGACAACAAACTGAAAGATGAAGTAGCGTTGCAAACATATTTCATTGAACAGGTGAGCAAATACCTGAAAGAAAAAAAGAAAAAAGTAATTGGCTGGCACGAGATCATGGAAGGCAAACTGGATACATCAACCATTGTGATGAACTGGGCCAACGATGCCAAAGCAATTGAGGCTGCGGGTAAAGGATTCAACGTGATCATGACACCCGGTAAGCCTTACTACTTTGATCATTTTCAAAGCAAGGATCCGAAAGACAGTTTAGCTATTCACGGTTACAATTCATTGCAGGTGGTATATAATTATGATCTTGTTCCTGCATCCATCAAACAAAAAGGATTGGCGCATAAGATTCTCGGCGGGCAAGCCAATGTGTGGACCGAGTATATGGAATGGAGTACAAAAGTCGATTATATGGTATTCCCAAGAATGACTGCTGTGAGT is part of the Lacibacter sediminis genome and harbors:
- a CDS encoding beta-N-acetylhexosaminidase — encoded protein: MQGLFSTVVFLLLFSVTNAQQLNNIIPKPVKTELFTSNVVVLQTGSVIEFDARFKEQANYLLQQLLQQCGLQTNLQISKVEKSKAAIVLQYDASVITKEEMYELTIQQQQVVIKARSIRGVMNGMQTLFQLLPLQKTEKISLPAGRITDYPRFAYRGMHLDVVRHMFPLDYIKKYIDYLTFHKFNTFHWHLTDDQGWRIEILSYPKLNSVGSWRDSTLIGHFKDTPARYEHKRYGGYYTRAEVKEIIAYATVRGITIIPEIDIPGHSRATITAYPEFSTDPTNKWGVAATWGMYNRVNNVLAPNPATFTFLRTVFHEIADLFPSPYIHVGGDECSKMWWKQSATTQQFIKDNKLKDEVALQTYFIEQVSKYLKEKKKKVIGWHEIMEGKLDTSTIVMNWANDAKAIEAAGKGFNVIMTPGKPYYFDHFQSKDPKDSLAIHGYNSLQVVYNYDLVPASIKQKGLAHKILGGQANVWTEYMEWSTKVDYMVFPRMTAVSESLWSQPAQKNYTDFIRRLKANIIPRYQYWNSSWFKGFETWTADK